One Candidatus Niyogibacteria bacterium genomic region harbors:
- a CDS encoding ComEC family competence protein, with translation MRRAFPALIIFGFALGVFSESFFAFGWPFALLIIIVSVFLYIFSRFKEVGVLAAISVLLFSFGFGILRYEIKDNASVSSELQPIVGQKVLLEGFVSDEPDERENSTRLILKTNDGDKILLVTNRYPEFSYGDILEVSGALKEPDSFSDFDYKAYLAKDDIFLEMVFPEIEKVGSGGGSKIKSALLEIKKKYLSGLARVLPEPNASFIGGLTVGARKSMPSDILENFRKVGVIHIVVLSGYNITIIARAFAGALGSFLPRILSAFFGVAGIILFAILAGASATVIRASIMAAILYLAGSAGRVYQAKIALFAAGFLMILYNPKILRFDLGFQLSFLAALGLIYLSPHFARFVKWLPQRFKIREYGLATLSAQIAVLPLLLQNTNSISLLTLPANLLILIFVPITMFFGALSGVSAWVHPWLAVPFSWVAYFLSSYELMVASFFANIPFSSINF, from the coding sequence ATGCGGCGCGCTTTTCCGGCTCTAATAATTTTTGGTTTTGCTCTGGGCGTGTTTTCCGAGTCATTTTTCGCGTTCGGCTGGCCGTTCGCCCTGCTTATTATAATAGTAAGCGTTTTTTTATATATATTTTCGCGTTTTAAGGAAGTTGGCGTGTTGGCCGCAATTTCGGTTCTCCTTTTTTCTTTCGGTTTTGGGATTTTGCGCTACGAAATTAAAGACAACGCGTCTGTTTCGTCGGAATTGCAGCCAATAGTTGGGCAGAAAGTTTTACTAGAGGGTTTTGTCAGCGATGAGCCGGATGAGCGCGAAAATTCAACCCGTCTGATTTTAAAAACGAACGACGGAGACAAAATTTTACTGGTTACCAATCGTTATCCCGAATTTTCGTACGGCGATATTTTGGAGGTAAGTGGAGCGCTGAAAGAGCCGGACAGCTTTTCAGATTTTGATTATAAGGCATATTTGGCAAAAGACGATATTTTTCTTGAAATGGTTTTCCCGGAAATCGAAAAGGTCGGCTCCGGCGGTGGTTCAAAAATAAAATCGGCACTCCTGGAAATAAAGAAAAAATACCTGAGCGGCCTTGCCCGCGTTCTGCCCGAGCCTAATGCCTCTTTCATCGGCGGACTGACGGTCGGAGCAAGAAAATCGATGCCGTCCGACATTCTGGAAAACTTCAGAAAAGTCGGAGTCATACATATAGTAGTTTTATCCGGCTACAATATTACGATAATTGCTAGGGCGTTTGCGGGCGCTTTGGGCAGTTTTCTTCCGCGCATCTTGAGCGCGTTTTTCGGCGTGGCCGGCATAATTCTATTTGCGATTCTGGCCGGCGCCTCAGCCACGGTTATCCGTGCTTCAATTATGGCCGCGATTCTTTATTTGGCCGGAAGCGCCGGACGGGTATATCAGGCCAAAATCGCTTTGTTTGCTGCCGGATTTTTAATGATTTTGTACAATCCCAAAATTTTGCGTTTTGACCTCGGTTTCCAGCTTTCTTTTTTGGCTGCTTTAGGCCTAATTTATTTATCGCCTCATTTCGCGCGCTTCGTAAAATGGCTGCCGCAAAGATTTAAAATTCGCGAGTACGGTTTAGCGACGCTATCTGCACAAATCGCGGTTTTGCCGCTTCTTCTGCAAAACACCAACTCTATTTCGCTTTTGACTTTGCCGGCTAATCTTCTGATTTTAATTTTTGTGCCGATTACCATGTTTTTTGGGGCTTTATCCGGAGTTTCGGCTTGGGTTCATCCGTGGCTGGCCGTGCCGTTTTCATGGGTTGCTTATTTTCTTTCGTCTTATGAGCTTATGGTTGCGAGCTTTTTCGCGAACATTCCCTTTTCCTCAATAAATTTTTAA
- a CDS encoding MBL fold metallo-hydrolase: protein MRKFFEKYQPRYIFLGSLFLAAAVVWFAVFHFENDRLVVAFLNVGQGDAILINTSGDQQILIDGGPNKQVLAELSKVMPFYDRSIDAIILTHPHQDHVGGLVEVLKRYDVDFVFDSGDGASLAEFAEFNKLIKEKNMKEVKVRRGMRILLGGGAYFDVLLPDVFLDSENQHQNMVVGRLTYGNTCFLLTGDMEREQEFKILNDDIDCDVLKVGHHGSKTSSSESFLKAVSPEIAVIQVGAKNRYGHPYQAVLERLSASVAQVFRTDVSGAVIMESDGRDIIVK, encoded by the coding sequence ATGCGTAAATTTTTTGAGAAATATCAGCCGCGGTATATATTTTTAGGATCTTTGTTTCTGGCGGCGGCAGTTGTGTGGTTTGCCGTTTTTCATTTTGAAAATGACAGATTGGTTGTCGCTTTTTTAAATGTCGGTCAGGGTGATGCCATTCTCATCAATACTTCCGGCGATCAGCAGATTTTAATAGACGGCGGACCCAATAAACAGGTTTTGGCCGAACTTTCAAAAGTAATGCCTTTTTATGACCGTTCAATTGACGCGATAATTCTTACTCACCCGCATCAAGACCATGTTGGCGGATTAGTTGAAGTTTTGAAAAGATATGATGTAGATTTTGTTTTTGACTCGGGTGACGGCGCCTCGCTTGCCGAGTTTGCGGAGTTTAATAAGCTGATTAAAGAAAAAAATATGAAAGAGGTTAAAGTCCGCCGGGGGATGCGAATTTTATTGGGCGGGGGAGCGTATTTTGACGTTCTTCTGCCCGATGTTTTTCTAGACTCCGAAAATCAGCATCAAAATATGGTTGTCGGCCGCCTGACTTATGGTAATACTTGTTTTTTGCTGACCGGTGATATGGAGCGCGAGCAGGAATTTAAAATTTTAAATGATGATATTGATTGCGACGTTTTGAAAGTGGGGCACCATGGTTCAAAAACATCAAGTTCGGAGTCGTTTTTGAAGGCAGTTTCGCCTGAAATTGCCGTAATTCAGGTTGGCGCGAAAAACCGCTACGGCCATCCGTATCAGGCGGTTCTTGAACGGTTGTCTGCTTCAGTCGCTCAAGTCTTTCGCACCGACGTTTCGGGCGCGGTAATTATGGAAAGCGATGGCAGGGATATTATTGTCAAATAA
- a CDS encoding nucleoside-diphosphate kinase (catalyzes the formation of nucleoside triphosphate from ATP and nucleoside diphosphate): protein MAQNYANPKEERTLVLVKPDGVKRGLVGEILTRFEKRGLKIIALKMIQPTKEHISGHYQGEDEWLETIGEKTKSAFEKQGLDLMGKMGTNESKEIGRKVKGWLEDFMTSGPVVAMVIQGMHAISTVRKIVGHTYPIESAPGTIRGDLSVDTPTAANVEGRAVRNLVHASGDEKEAAHEILHWFAPEEIHGYKRADEDVMF from the coding sequence ATGGCACAAAATTACGCGAATCCGAAAGAAGAAAGAACATTAGTCCTCGTAAAACCCGATGGTGTCAAGCGCGGGCTAGTCGGCGAGATTTTAACCCGTTTCGAAAAACGCGGACTTAAAATAATAGCTTTAAAAATGATTCAACCGACCAAAGAACATATTTCCGGCCATTATCAGGGCGAGGACGAGTGGCTGGAAACAATAGGCGAGAAAACAAAATCGGCTTTTGAAAAACAGGGTTTGGATTTGATGGGAAAAATGGGCACGAATGAAAGTAAAGAGATAGGAAGAAAAGTAAAAGGATGGCTTGAAGATTTTATGACTTCGGGGCCGGTGGTGGCCATGGTTATCCAGGGGATGCACGCCATAAGTACTGTTCGAAAAATAGTGGGACATACTTATCCCATTGAATCCGCTCCCGGCACGATTCGCGGAGATCTTTCAGTGGATACGCCGACCGCGGCCAATGTGGAAGGCAGGGCGGTACGCAATTTAGTGCACGCTTCGGGGGATGAAAAAGAAGCCGCGCATGAAATACTGCATTGGTTCGCGCCGGAAGAAATACACGGTTATAAAAGAGCCGATGAAGACGTGATGTTTTAA
- a CDS encoding 2-oxo acid dehydrogenase subunit E2: MKITYAEAINAALREEMGRFPELFIIGEDICRPKGKGGAFNVTAGLSELFPPRVLNTILNESSIIGTAAGIALRGMRVVAEMQFADFVTDALKMVRDYAAGLYYRNGIKLPLVIRMPSGATSSGGAFHSICPEMMFFNVPGLIILAPSTPNEAKGLLKTAIRQDSPVIFLEWKNLYHLPYEKYPDELKLEIPEKDYTIPIGKARIVRDGKDITVVSYGNMLFEALRACDLLKEKGIEAELIDLRSLMPFDWQTVFASLEKTGRVIIAHEDKKIGGFGMTLAQMISEEMFEYLYAQPVVVGAPFTPIPHHPNLEKEYLPDAQKIVEAVMKKIFGDTGIVTSLKKTDVPVAPMKPEAIDDKIIRVPFSSAQKRVAKKMSRNWLRPHIHDDIEVDVTRIWNDREQNKTEFEGRFKAKLTLTHYFAYAATQVLTRDEFWKFRSAVEEKSAETETPSDLLMAIMFADTHLRKDFVNLAFAVDIENHDLLVPIVKNAGDMRFSELASTINVLAEKCRQKKILPDELQGGNFTLTNVGAFGTLRGNPILLDGQNASLAIGAIREADEGRKIILTLAFDHRPINGAEAGIFKQALKEFLENWSVDIFGD, translated from the coding sequence ATGAAAATAACCTATGCCGAAGCGATAAACGCGGCGCTTCGCGAAGAGATGGGGCGCTTTCCGGAACTTTTCATAATTGGCGAAGATATTTGCAGACCCAAAGGGAAGGGCGGTGCGTTCAATGTTACCGCTGGTCTCTCAGAACTTTTTCCACCCAGAGTCTTAAATACGATTCTCAACGAATCGTCCATTATCGGCACTGCCGCGGGCATCGCTTTAAGAGGCATGAGGGTCGTCGCTGAAATGCAGTTTGCCGACTTCGTTACTGACGCACTAAAAATGGTCCGTGATTATGCCGCCGGTCTTTATTACCGAAATGGCATAAAATTGCCGCTGGTAATACGAATGCCCTCGGGCGCGACCTCAAGCGGAGGAGCTTTTCATTCCATCTGTCCTGAAATGATGTTTTTTAATGTGCCCGGGCTCATAATTCTCGCGCCGTCAACACCCAACGAAGCTAAAGGACTTCTGAAAACAGCCATACGGCAAGATTCTCCGGTAATATTCTTGGAGTGGAAAAATCTCTATCACCTGCCTTATGAAAAATACCCCGATGAACTTAAACTTGAGATTCCGGAAAAAGATTACACAATACCCATCGGCAAAGCGCGAATAGTGAGGGATGGAAAAGATATCACCGTTGTCAGCTACGGCAATATGCTATTTGAAGCGCTCAGAGCTTGCGACTTGCTAAAAGAAAAAGGAATTGAAGCGGAATTAATTGACCTTCGTTCTCTAATGCCGTTTGACTGGCAGACGGTCTTTGCCTCGCTTGAAAAAACGGGTCGCGTGATCATCGCTCATGAAGATAAAAAAATAGGCGGCTTTGGAATGACTCTGGCGCAAATGATCTCCGAAGAAATGTTTGAATATCTATATGCGCAGCCCGTAGTGGTTGGAGCGCCGTTTACTCCGATTCCGCACCATCCGAATCTTGAAAAAGAATATCTTCCGGACGCCCAAAAAATCGTTGAAGCGGTAATGAAAAAAATTTTTGGCGATACCGGAATTGTTACGTCCTTAAAAAAGACAGACGTACCGGTCGCGCCCATGAAGCCCGAAGCAATCGACGATAAAATTATCAGAGTTCCTTTTTCTTCTGCCCAAAAAAGGGTTGCGAAAAAAATGTCCCGCAATTGGCTGCGGCCGCATATCCATGACGACATAGAAGTTGACGTAACGCGGATCTGGAATGATCGCGAACAAAACAAGACGGAATTTGAAGGACGGTTCAAAGCCAAGCTGACTTTGACCCATTACTTTGCTTACGCCGCAACTCAAGTTTTGACGCGGGACGAATTTTGGAAATTCAGAAGCGCGGTTGAAGAAAAATCTGCCGAAACAGAAACGCCGAGCGACCTGCTTATGGCTATCATGTTCGCTGACACGCATCTTCGTAAAGATTTCGTTAATCTGGCATTTGCCGTGGATATTGAAAATCATGATTTATTGGTTCCGATCGTAAAAAATGCGGGGGATATGAGATTTTCAGAGTTGGCAAGCACCATCAATGTTCTAGCCGAGAAATGCCGTCAAAAAAAGATTCTTCCGGATGAACTGCAAGGCGGCAATTTCACTTTAACCAATGTCGGCGCGTTCGGAACTTTAAGAGGAAACCCCATACTTCTTGACGGACAAAACGCATCGCTCGCGATCGGAGCGATAAGAGAGGCCGACGAGGGAAGGAAAATAATACTGACGCTGGCTTTTGACCACCGCCCGATCAACGGAGCCGAAGCCGGAATTTTCAAGCAAGCTCTCAAAGAATTCCTTGAAAATTGGAGCGTTGATATTTTCGGCGACTAG
- a CDS encoding thiamine pyrophosphate-dependent dehydrogenase E1 component subunit alpha: MTPTAGKIKPFFKEFDYLEDLKEHFIEVAGPNQIYLREKSELMELAPKDTETLLFLLRSMLITRRAEEKVRKLWPKEIPGSIFFGRGNEATSCGVTAAICYEDPLFPLHRDLGCDFVRGAGAFRREDIPVNLAKLYFAQHMSKKDSPCRGRDGNIHWGIPTMNRYPMISHLGTNIPIAGGAALAEKTKKSGLVAVTFLGDGATSASDFQAPNQAAAWKLPLIVIIDNNQWAYRTTLKEQTEAIPLSRKAEAFGIHGFTVDGTDILTVYAVTKKAHEIALGGRPVLIESVTYRMAGHSEYDPFQKYVPKEDLDRWHRRDPIARLTNSIYGEPSLTEENIEDFDRKLREIKTRLEKEMNIEQELDEAIEWARNLPDPEPSDSYGGIFANPTAQNFLDNLPKDWRR, from the coding sequence ATGACACCGACCGCGGGGAAAATAAAGCCGTTTTTCAAGGAATTCGATTATCTTGAAGATCTTAAGGAGCATTTTATTGAGGTCGCAGGACCCAATCAAATATATCTTCGCGAAAAAAGCGAACTTATGGAACTCGCGCCAAAAGATACGGAAACGCTTTTATTTCTTTTACGCTCAATGCTGATCACAAGACGAGCTGAAGAAAAAGTAAGAAAATTGTGGCCGAAAGAGATTCCGGGAAGCATTTTTTTCGGAAGGGGGAATGAAGCGACATCCTGCGGCGTTACCGCGGCGATATGCTATGAAGACCCGCTATTCCCTCTTCACCGCGATTTGGGGTGCGATTTCGTAAGAGGCGCGGGAGCTTTCAGGCGCGAAGATATTCCCGTGAACCTTGCTAAACTTTATTTCGCCCAGCATATGTCCAAAAAAGATTCTCCTTGCCGCGGCCGAGACGGAAACATCCATTGGGGAATTCCGACGATGAACCGCTATCCGATGATCAGCCATTTAGGCACGAATATTCCGATTGCCGGCGGCGCGGCGCTTGCTGAAAAAACTAAAAAAAGCGGGCTTGTTGCCGTCACGTTCTTAGGCGACGGCGCCACGTCAGCTTCTGATTTCCAGGCGCCAAACCAAGCGGCCGCGTGGAAACTGCCTTTAATCGTAATTATTGACAACAACCAGTGGGCTTACCGCACGACTCTGAAAGAACAAACCGAGGCGATTCCCCTTTCAAGAAAAGCCGAGGCATTCGGCATTCATGGTTTTACCGTTGACGGCACCGATATCCTTACCGTTTACGCTGTAACCAAAAAAGCCCACGAAATCGCGCTCGGAGGCAGGCCGGTTCTTATTGAGTCGGTTACCTACCGGATGGCCGGACATTCGGAATACGATCCATTCCAAAAATATGTGCCGAAAGAAGATCTGGATCGCTGGCATAGACGCGATCCGATTGCCCGATTAACCAACTCCATTTACGGAGAACCTAGTCTTACCGAAGAAAATATTGAGGATTTTGACCGCAAGCTACGGGAAATAAAAACCCGCCTTGAGAAAGAAATGAATATTGAACAAGAGCTTGACGAAGCGATTGAGTGGGCCAGAAATCTGCCGGATCCCGAACCGTCTGATTCATACGGCGGTATTTTTGCCAACCCTACCGCTCAAAACTTTCTTGATAATCTACCGAAGGATTGGAGGCGATAA
- a CDS encoding thiolase family protein, whose amino-acid sequence MSRKRGVYVLGACRTPFGKFFGLFKDVPAPCLAAAAIKGLYKSLNLPPAFSSIGGLVLGQVYFAGVGQAPVKQAALLAGLSKTVNSVSVNKVCASSLYALQAASREIQIGEAGLMLAGGMENMSRAPYLLERRDKKVGPEWSVMSRQLLKGDEPLMYDSMIFDGLLDTTTSKWRTMGELADMCAEVHAISREAQEAYARASFERVLSTREAGAFDRQICDKEAKDECVRHLDSEKIKGLKPAFSQNGTVTAATSSQIADGAAVLLLGDSRTARKMRISPQARLVDFVSFNQDPIWYTTSPVGAIRDLLGRNRLAVKDIDFFEINEAFAVVPIYAMRELGIPFEKVNVWGGAISLGHPLGASGARLVMNIVQQLREIGGRYGIACACHGGGGAMAILIKNMQS is encoded by the coding sequence ATGTCCAGAAAGCGCGGAGTTTATGTTCTCGGAGCGTGTCGTACTCCTTTCGGAAAATTTTTTGGTCTTTTCAAAGATGTTCCGGCGCCTTGTCTTGCGGCCGCGGCTATAAAAGGATTATACAAATCTTTGAATCTTCCTCCCGCATTCAGCTCAATCGGCGGCCTTGTCCTTGGTCAAGTTTATTTCGCAGGCGTCGGACAGGCGCCGGTCAAACAGGCGGCTCTGCTTGCCGGTTTGTCCAAAACCGTTAATTCTGTTTCGGTTAATAAGGTTTGCGCTTCATCTCTTTATGCTTTGCAGGCGGCAAGCCGTGAAATTCAGATAGGCGAGGCAGGTCTGATGCTGGCTGGCGGAATGGAAAATATGTCAAGGGCGCCGTATCTTTTGGAACGGCGCGATAAAAAGGTCGGACCGGAATGGAGTGTTATGTCTCGCCAGCTTTTGAAAGGTGATGAACCTCTGATGTATGACAGCATGATTTTTGACGGCCTTCTTGATACGACTACTTCTAAATGGAGGACAATGGGAGAGTTGGCGGATATGTGCGCGGAAGTTCACGCGATTTCGCGCGAAGCTCAAGAAGCGTACGCCCGCGCCAGTTTTGAAAGGGTTTTATCGACTCGAGAGGCGGGCGCGTTTGATCGTCAGATTTGCGATAAAGAAGCAAAAGATGAATGCGTTCGTCATCTGGATTCGGAAAAAATCAAAGGCCTGAAACCCGCTTTTTCCCAAAACGGAACCGTTACTGCCGCGACATCTTCGCAGATTGCCGATGGGGCGGCGGTTCTTCTTCTGGGCGACTCCAGAACGGCCAGAAAAATGCGCATTTCGCCGCAAGCCAGATTGGTTGATTTTGTAAGTTTTAATCAGGACCCGATATGGTATACGACCTCTCCGGTAGGCGCGATCAGGGATCTTTTGGGCCGGAATCGGCTGGCCGTAAAAGATATTGATTTTTTTGAAATCAATGAGGCCTTCGCGGTCGTGCCGATTTACGCGATGCGGGAATTGGGCATCCCTTTTGAAAAAGTGAATGTTTGGGGAGGGGCGATTTCACTCGGACATCCTTTGGGGGCCTCCGGCGCGCGTCTGGTGATGAATATTGTTCAGCAGCTTCGTGAAATCGGGGGCCGTTACGGCATTGCTTGCGCCTGCCACGGCGGAGGAGGAGCAATGGCGATTCTTATTAAAAATATGCAGTCATGA
- a CDS encoding MBL fold metallo-hydrolase, whose amino-acid sequence MKLSFYGGAQEVTGACYLLETAKTKILVDCGLFQCPKICEARNHEPFPFNASEIKAVFITHAHVDHIGRIPKLFKERFAGKVYSTPATKELAKIMLEDNLQLLKKGLAENGKKGLLFDENDLASAMQNWEDLEYHEEKNIGDFKIQLLDAGHILGSAMIEITAGAKKFIFSGDLGNPPAPLLRPTEKITGADFLTVESTYGDRLHEDREQRKLKIERVIENTIKKKGVLMIPAFSLERTQELLFELNSLVEEGRIPEVPVFLDSPLAIRATEVYRKYERYYNKEAKYIIDSGDKVFKFPMLKFTLTTEESKQINEVPAPKIIIAGSGMSTGGRILHHERRYLSDPNSAILMIGYQAAGSRGRQIQDGARSVKIFGEDVPIKCGVETIQGYSAHPDREMLLDFIRNSADTLKKVFIVQGEPAAALFLVQRVRDYLGIDAVAPRYGESFEF is encoded by the coding sequence ATGAAACTTTCGTTTTACGGCGGAGCGCAGGAGGTTACGGGAGCATGTTATCTTCTGGAGACGGCAAAAACCAAAATCCTGGTTGATTGCGGGCTTTTTCAATGCCCGAAGATTTGCGAAGCGCGAAACCACGAGCCGTTTCCGTTTAACGCGTCTGAAATCAAGGCGGTTTTTATAACCCACGCGCATGTTGACCATATCGGAAGAATCCCGAAATTATTTAAGGAAAGATTTGCGGGCAAAGTTTATTCAACTCCGGCTACGAAAGAACTCGCGAAAATAATGCTTGAAGACAATCTCCAGCTTTTGAAAAAGGGCTTAGCCGAAAACGGCAAAAAAGGTCTGCTTTTTGACGAAAATGATTTGGCAAGCGCCATGCAGAACTGGGAGGACTTGGAATATCACGAAGAAAAAAATATCGGCGACTTTAAAATTCAATTGCTTGATGCCGGACATATTTTGGGCTCAGCAATGATTGAAATTACGGCGGGTGCTAAAAAATTTATTTTTTCGGGTGACCTCGGCAATCCGCCCGCGCCACTTTTACGGCCAACCGAGAAAATAACCGGCGCCGATTTTTTGACTGTTGAAAGCACTTACGGCGACCGTTTGCATGAAGACCGCGAACAAAGAAAATTAAAAATTGAGCGCGTCATTGAAAACACGATTAAGAAAAAGGGGGTCTTAATGATTCCGGCCTTTTCTTTGGAGCGCACGCAGGAATTGCTTTTTGAATTAAATTCCCTTGTTGAGGAAGGTAGGATTCCGGAAGTGCCGGTTTTTCTTGATTCTCCCCTGGCCATTCGCGCGACCGAGGTTTATAGAAAATACGAGCGCTACTATAATAAGGAAGCAAAATATATTATTGATTCTGGAGATAAGGTTTTTAAATTCCCCATGTTGAAATTTACTCTTACCACCGAAGAATCAAAACAAATAAATGAAGTGCCCGCGCCCAAAATTATTATTGCCGGCTCCGGCATGTCCACGGGCGGAAGGATTTTACATCACGAGCGTCGTTATTTGTCCGACCCTAATTCCGCGATTTTGATGATAGGATATCAGGCCGCGGGTTCCCGTGGCCGCCAGATTCAAGACGGCGCGAGGTCGGTTAAAATTTTTGGCGAAGATGTGCCGATAAAATGCGGGGTTGAAACAATTCAGGGTTATTCGGCCCACCCTGATCGCGAAATGCTTTTGGATTTTATTCGAAACTCCGCTGATACTTTGAAAAAAGTTTTTATTGTTCAGGGCGAGCCGGCCGCGGCGTTATTTTTGGTACAACGCGTTCGAGATTATCTCGGAATTGATGCAGTTGCCCCTAGATACGGCGAGAGTTTTGAATTTTAA
- a CDS encoding MgtC/SapB family protein — protein sequence MTLRILLAAILGAIIGFERFYKHKEAGIRTHALVSMGAALFTAISIFGFESGGFRDPARVAAQVVVGIGFLGAGLIFLKGNAVRGLTTAAGVWAAAAIGMAAGVGFFSIAIYTTVITLFILWGVRLVEKRLPRPAPREGEEDDGDV from the coding sequence ATGACGCTTAGGATTTTATTAGCCGCGATTTTGGGCGCGATTATCGGTTTTGAGCGTTTTTACAAACACAAAGAAGCCGGCATAAGAACTCACGCGCTTGTTTCTATGGGCGCGGCTCTTTTTACCGCGATTTCAATATTCGGATTTGAAAGCGGCGGATTTCGGGACCCCGCGAGGGTCGCGGCTCAAGTTGTGGTCGGCATAGGTTTTCTCGGCGCGGGCCTTATATTTCTTAAAGGCAACGCCGTTCGCGGTTTAACCACGGCGGCGGGCGTTTGGGCCGCGGCCGCGATAGGCATGGCCGCGGGCGTGGGTTTTTTTTCCATAGCTATTTATACGACGGTAATCACCCTTTTTATTTTGTGGGGCGTGCGTCTAGTGGAAAAACGGCTTCCGAGGCCGGCGCCAAGAGAGGGAGAGGAAGACGACGGCGATGTCTAA
- a CDS encoding uracil-DNA glycosylase, with translation MKKIRDEIVAFKSSPLYEYRTNQKNLPVIGEGSHNAKIMFVGEAPGKNEALTGRPFCGQAGRVLDELLTSIGIERKNVYITNIVKDRPPENRDPEPEEITAYAPFLDRQIDIIRPKILVPLGRFSMCYILEKFGVNNSETISKIHGKIFDANTSYGKVKIMPMYHPAASLYHPDTRKLLEADFKKLKEVL, from the coding sequence ATGAAAAAAATTCGCGACGAGATTGTCGCGTTCAAGAGCTCGCCTTTATATGAATACAGGACAAACCAAAAAAATCTGCCGGTCATAGGCGAGGGCTCACATAACGCCAAAATTATGTTCGTGGGAGAAGCGCCGGGAAAAAACGAGGCGCTTACCGGCCGTCCTTTTTGCGGACAAGCCGGGCGCGTTCTTGATGAACTTCTGACTTCAATAGGAATTGAACGAAAAAATGTCTATATCACAAACATTGTCAAAGACCGTCCGCCGGAAAACCGCGACCCCGAGCCCGAAGAAATTACGGCTTACGCCCCGTTTCTTGACCGCCAAATTGACATAATACGGCCAAAAATCCTTGTTCCCCTTGGGCGTTTCTCAATGTGCTATATTTTGGAGAAATTTGGAGTAAATAATAGCGAAACGATAAGCAAAATCCACGGCAAAATATTTGACGCGAACACCTCTTACGGAAAAGTAAAAATAATGCCGATGTACCACCCAGCCGCATCATTGTATCACCCCGATACCCGCAAACTGCTTGAGGCCGACTTCAAAAAACTGAAAGAGGTTTTATAA